A stretch of Mesorhizobium sp. M2A.F.Ca.ET.046.03.2.1 DNA encodes these proteins:
- a CDS encoding VOC family protein — translation MRKLQSQGVHHITLVGAGRQTSIDFWEGVLGMPFIFEQPNLDKASESHLYFDPGDGRLITVFTDESRTPVKRRTPTDIGCVHHIAFAVSRVTFLQAVARLDERGIKHSGVKDRGFMDSIYFEDPLGLLIELASYRFEPPAGFTHADVLMEAHKIRVARGDYNIAELHLADAIQALVERSRETLSDQRTAKNPY, via the coding sequence ATGCGGAAGCTGCAGTCGCAAGGCGTTCATCACATCACGCTGGTCGGCGCCGGACGCCAGACCTCGATCGACTTCTGGGAAGGGGTGCTCGGCATGCCCTTCATCTTCGAGCAGCCCAATCTCGACAAGGCGAGCGAGAGCCATCTCTATTTCGATCCCGGCGACGGGCGCCTGATCACGGTCTTCACCGACGAGAGCCGGACCCCGGTCAAGCGGCGCACGCCGACCGATATAGGCTGCGTCCACCACATCGCCTTCGCGGTGTCGCGGGTCACCTTCCTGCAGGCGGTCGCGCGTCTCGACGAGCGCGGCATCAAACACAGCGGCGTCAAGGATCGCGGTTTCATGGATTCGATCTATTTCGAGGATCCGCTGGGACTGCTGATCGAGCTTGCTTCCTACCGTTTCGAGCCGCCGGCCGGCTTCACCCACGCAGACGTGCTGATGGAGGCGCACAAGATCCGCGTGGCGCGCGGCGACTACAATATCGCCGAACTCCATCTGGCCGACGCCATTCAGGCGCTGGTCGAGCGGTCGCGCGAAACCCTGTCGGACCAGCGGACGGCGAAGAATCCATATTGA
- a CDS encoding glutathione S-transferase family protein: MAKAAAKSVKKPAAKAAAKPTAKAAAKAATAKAAPKATTKSAPKATAKAASKAKAKPAKKSGIKLRMLRPSVNNLTVRVFLRAAGLDPAETDAWGHTRSPEFLARNPAHLTPMIEDKGLPRGVLWESCAIMQYLANKHGLEKFYPKAPAKRAMIDSAMFYLIGTLYPYVARATYPALGFPQYAGEVGHSDAHPDKKSEAQKAAMAAIAEPLEVFHSFFRNGKPFIGGNNPSIADIRLGATLEFLAVVDYALPKWAKEYMAALEKKLGKAYAEPAGDVRGYIAHVKSQARA, translated from the coding sequence ATGGCAAAGGCTGCAGCGAAGAGCGTGAAGAAACCCGCGGCCAAGGCCGCGGCAAAGCCGACCGCGAAGGCGGCGGCAAAAGCTGCGACGGCGAAGGCCGCGCCTAAGGCGACAACTAAGTCCGCGCCTAAAGCGACGGCAAAAGCCGCATCTAAAGCCAAGGCCAAACCGGCCAAGAAGTCCGGCATAAAACTCCGCATGCTGAGGCCGAGCGTCAACAACCTGACGGTCAGGGTGTTCTTGCGCGCAGCCGGGCTCGATCCCGCCGAGACCGACGCGTGGGGCCATACGCGCTCGCCTGAGTTCCTGGCGCGCAATCCGGCGCATCTGACGCCGATGATCGAGGACAAGGGCCTGCCGCGCGGCGTGCTGTGGGAAAGCTGCGCCATCATGCAGTATCTCGCCAACAAGCACGGGCTGGAGAAGTTCTATCCGAAGGCGCCGGCCAAGCGGGCGATGATCGACAGCGCCATGTTCTATCTGATCGGCACGCTTTATCCCTATGTCGCGCGCGCCACCTATCCGGCGCTCGGCTTCCCGCAATATGCCGGCGAGGTCGGCCACAGCGACGCCCATCCCGACAAAAAATCGGAAGCGCAGAAGGCGGCGATGGCCGCGATCGCCGAGCCGCTCGAGGTGTTTCACTCTTTCTTCCGCAACGGCAAACCGTTCATCGGCGGCAACAACCCCTCGATCGCCGACATAAGGCTGGGGGCAACGCTCGAATTCCTGGCGGTCGTCGACTATGCGCTGCCCAAATGGGCGAAGGAGTACATGGCGGCCCTGGAGAAGAAGCTCGGCAAGGCTTATGCCGAGCCGGCCGGCGACGTGCGCGGCTACATCGCGCATGTGAAATCGCAGGCCAGGGCGTAG
- a CDS encoding PAS-domain containing protein encodes MADVDKTSGTGGMRDPLDATVGHDDDTPADEGGEQHLADLERTMDAMRMGVVLLDARLDTLIINKAYREFSRIPDGVVTIGAPFSRLMDLNRRNGIYGEIDEQEWQRYLASRIAEIRAGSVAPREFVHADGRTMIFSVTALSGGKRLLTYYDVTEVKRRDAEIERANARTAETFSNLSLMVDSMPIGVIVVDAELQVEVINRAFYDFWEVDPRRAPAGISFRDLMEATRAADPFGGEERNWQSHVAERESEIRAGAAGSRHLPRSDGRTLIASLAPLPGGKRLISYVDITDVKQRETEAEDARRNLATVLESLPAGVIIYDRDDRFVFANRKLQDTLPALKPAWQPGRTFREALSLGHSVGYFRSSGDTEIDGLYGIDTERWLDAMLMRYRLPNSAYERLNADGRWYQVYDMRTDDGTFIGVRVDITDIKVREKALRDSMRQIDLYRHVMDELPVAAFIKADDLSMEFVNKAWCALTGFAKDEVLGKTDRELFASEEADGFSNDDTEVVATGAGREVEEAVTHRDGTVRQLMTRKSRLVAIDGSVHLVGSSTDITDVKAREQALRQSMSENEVFRSLIDNVPVSIYAKRSDLRQFYVNKGWCDLTGFSKEEAIGKTDVEIFGADGEAFVAGDLAVLRTGETQEIEETVVLPDGSVRHQFARKGAMIASDGSLYLIGSTTDITELKQREAELSEAQRRAVLADRAKSEFLANMSHEIRTPMNGVLGMAELLAKSDLDPKQKTFTDIIVKSGNALLTIINDILDFSKIDAGQLVLDPAPFNLAEAIEDVATLVSTRAKEKDLELIVRIQPGLEGQFVGDVGRVRQIVTNLLGNAVKFTDEGHVLVDVTGERVPAGTKLTISVTDTGIGIPEDKLKVVFEKFSQVDTSSTRRHEGTGLGLAITSRLVEMMGGEIGVDSAERKGSTFWFTVTLPRAEQGGQRITPVDVTGARVLVVDDNAVNRSILSEQMASWTFDACAAESGAEGLKVLIAAAAYGVPVDCVVLDYQMPGMTGAEMARIVRNTAGLAHTPIIMLTSVDQSLANTTYRDLGIDAQLIKPARSSVLLETLVATIQRHRHSSAAARPAVGGSLSQAAPAQTATSDRAMLQPPPVRARQRPAEAERGLDILVAEDNEVNQMVFTQILGETGYRFEIVGNGRKALDAFGKLNPRMILMDVSMPEMNGLEATGAIRKLEQDMGTHVPIVGVTAHALKGDRERCLEAGMDDYLPKPISPRALLEKLERWLGSDIETRRSAG; translated from the coding sequence ATGGCGGACGTGGACAAGACGAGTGGGACTGGCGGCATGCGCGACCCCCTCGACGCAACGGTTGGGCATGACGACGACACGCCCGCCGACGAGGGCGGCGAGCAGCATCTTGCCGATCTCGAACGAACGATGGACGCCATGCGCATGGGCGTCGTGCTTCTGGACGCCCGGCTCGACACGCTGATCATCAACAAAGCCTACCGGGAGTTTTCCAGGATCCCCGACGGGGTGGTGACCATCGGCGCGCCATTCAGCCGCCTCATGGATCTCAATCGCCGCAACGGCATCTATGGCGAGATCGACGAACAGGAGTGGCAGCGCTACCTTGCCAGCCGAATCGCGGAAATTCGTGCCGGTTCCGTCGCGCCGCGCGAGTTCGTCCATGCCGACGGCCGCACGATGATATTCTCGGTGACGGCGTTGTCCGGCGGCAAGCGCCTGTTGACCTACTATGATGTCACCGAGGTCAAGCGCCGAGACGCCGAGATCGAAAGAGCCAATGCCAGGACGGCCGAGACGTTCAGCAATCTCAGCCTTATGGTCGATTCGATGCCGATCGGCGTCATCGTTGTCGATGCCGAATTGCAGGTCGAGGTGATCAACCGGGCCTTCTACGACTTCTGGGAGGTCGATCCGCGGCGCGCTCCAGCCGGCATCTCTTTTCGCGACCTAATGGAAGCCACTCGTGCCGCCGATCCGTTCGGCGGCGAGGAGCGGAACTGGCAAAGCCATGTGGCCGAGCGGGAATCCGAAATCCGCGCCGGCGCCGCAGGCTCCAGGCATTTGCCGCGCAGCGACGGCCGTACGCTGATCGCCTCGCTGGCGCCGCTTCCGGGCGGCAAGCGGCTGATCTCCTATGTCGACATCACCGACGTGAAGCAGCGCGAGACCGAGGCCGAGGACGCGCGCAGGAACCTCGCCACCGTCCTGGAGTCGCTGCCGGCGGGCGTCATCATCTACGACCGCGACGACCGCTTCGTCTTCGCCAACCGCAAGCTGCAGGACACGCTGCCGGCGCTGAAGCCGGCCTGGCAGCCGGGCCGCACATTCCGCGAGGCGTTGTCTCTCGGCCATTCGGTCGGCTATTTCCGCTCGAGCGGCGACACTGAAATCGACGGTCTGTACGGCATCGACACCGAGCGCTGGCTCGACGCCATGCTCATGCGGTACCGTTTGCCAAATTCCGCCTACGAGCGCCTCAACGCCGACGGGCGCTGGTACCAGGTCTATGACATGCGCACCGATGACGGGACGTTCATCGGCGTGCGTGTCGATATCACCGACATCAAGGTCCGCGAAAAGGCGCTGCGCGACTCCATGCGCCAGATCGACCTCTACCGGCACGTGATGGATGAGCTGCCGGTGGCGGCCTTCATCAAGGCCGACGATCTCAGCATGGAATTCGTCAACAAGGCCTGGTGCGCGCTGACTGGATTCGCCAAGGACGAGGTGCTCGGCAAGACGGATCGCGAGCTTTTCGCGTCGGAAGAGGCGGACGGCTTCAGCAATGACGATACCGAAGTCGTGGCAACCGGCGCGGGGCGCGAGGTCGAGGAGGCTGTCACCCATCGCGACGGCACCGTGCGGCAGCTTATGACGCGCAAGAGCCGGCTGGTGGCCATTGACGGGTCGGTGCATCTGGTCGGCTCCAGCACCGACATCACCGACGTCAAGGCGCGCGAGCAGGCGCTTCGGCAGAGCATGAGCGAGAACGAGGTGTTCCGCAGCCTGATCGACAATGTGCCGGTGTCGATCTACGCCAAGCGTTCGGACCTCAGGCAATTCTATGTCAACAAGGGCTGGTGCGATCTCACCGGCTTCAGCAAGGAAGAGGCGATCGGCAAGACCGACGTCGAGATATTCGGCGCCGACGGCGAAGCCTTCGTCGCCGGCGACCTTGCCGTGCTGCGCACCGGCGAAACTCAGGAGATCGAAGAGACGGTGGTGCTGCCGGACGGCAGCGTCAGGCACCAGTTCGCGCGCAAGGGCGCGATGATCGCCTCCGACGGCTCGCTCTATCTCATCGGCTCCACCACCGACATCACCGAGCTCAAGCAGCGCGAGGCCGAGCTCAGCGAAGCACAGCGGCGCGCCGTGCTCGCCGACCGGGCCAAGTCGGAATTCCTCGCCAATATGAGCCACGAGATCCGCACCCCGATGAACGGGGTCCTTGGAATGGCAGAGCTTTTGGCAAAGTCGGACCTCGATCCGAAGCAGAAGACGTTCACCGACATCATCGTCAAATCCGGCAACGCGCTGCTCACCATCATCAACGACATCCTCGATTTCTCCAAGATCGACGCCGGCCAGCTGGTGCTCGACCCGGCGCCGTTCAATCTGGCCGAGGCGATCGAGGATGTGGCGACGCTGGTCTCGACGCGCGCCAAGGAGAAGGACCTCGAGCTCATCGTGCGCATCCAGCCGGGGCTCGAAGGCCAGTTCGTCGGCGATGTCGGCCGTGTCAGGCAGATCGTCACCAACCTGCTCGGCAACGCGGTGAAGTTCACTGATGAGGGCCATGTGCTGGTCGACGTGACAGGCGAGCGGGTTCCCGCGGGAACGAAGCTCACCATTTCCGTGACGGATACCGGCATCGGCATTCCCGAGGACAAGCTGAAGGTGGTGTTCGAGAAGTTCAGCCAGGTCGATACCTCCTCGACCAGGCGGCACGAAGGCACCGGGCTTGGCCTCGCCATCACCTCGCGGCTGGTCGAGATGATGGGCGGCGAGATCGGCGTCGACAGCGCCGAGCGCAAGGGCTCGACCTTCTGGTTCACGGTCACGCTGCCCCGGGCCGAGCAGGGCGGGCAGCGCATCACACCGGTCGACGTCACCGGCGCGCGCGTGCTCGTCGTCGACGACAACGCCGTCAACCGCTCGATCCTGAGCGAGCAGATGGCGTCGTGGACGTTCGATGCCTGCGCGGCCGAAAGCGGCGCCGAAGGGCTTAAGGTGCTGATTGCCGCCGCCGCCTATGGCGTGCCGGTCGATTGCGTCGTGCTCGACTATCAGATGCCGGGCATGACCGGCGCCGAGATGGCGCGCATCGTGCGCAACACGGCGGGCCTGGCGCATACGCCCATCATCATGCTGACCTCGGTCGACCAGTCGCTTGCCAACACGACCTATCGCGACCTCGGCATCGATGCGCAGCTGATCAAGCCGGCGCGCTCCTCCGTCCTTCTGGAAACGCTGGTCGCGACCATCCAGCGTCATCGCCACAGCAGCGCCGCGGCACGACCCGCCGTTGGCGGCAGCCTATCGCAAGCCGCGCCGGCGCAGACGGCGACGTCGGACCGCGCCATGCTGCAGCCGCCGCCCGTGCGTGCGCGCCAACGCCCGGCCGAAGCCGAGCGCGGGCTCGACATCCTCGTTGCCGAGGACAATGAGGTGAACCAGATGGTGTTCACCCAGATCCTTGGCGAGACCGGCTACCGCTTCGAGATCGTCGGCAACGGCCGCAAGGCGCTCGATGCTTTCGGCAAGCTCAATCCGCGCATGATCCTGATGGACGTGTCGATGCCGGAAATGAACGGGCTGGAAGCAACAGGCGCCATTCGCAAGCTCGAGCAGGACATGGGCACGCATGTGCCGATCGTGGGCGTCACGGCGCATGCGCTGAAGGGCGACCGCGAACGCTGCCTCGAGGCCGGCATGGACGATTACCTGCCGAAGCCGATCAGCCCGCGGGCGCTGCTCGAAAAGCTCGAGCGCTGGCTGGGTTCGGATATCGAGACCCGGCGCAGCGCGGGTTAA
- the pstS gene encoding phosphate ABC transporter substrate-binding protein PstS, which produces MRHFIRSAAVAIAMAAASTLSISAAMAADISGAGATFPYPIYAKWADAYKKETGIGLNYQSIGSGGGIKQIKAKTVTFGASDAPLKGEDLNSTGLAQFPMVMGGIVPVVNLEGVKPGELVLDGPTLADIFSGKITNWNDEAIKKLNPDVKLPDQAIAVVHRSDGSGTTFNFSYYLADVSADWKSKVGVNTALEWPVGIGAKGNEGVANNVSQTGGAIGYVEYAYAKQNKLTYTDLINKDGKKVEPTAAAFSAAAANADWNSQPGYGVILANQAGAETWPMTSATWILVYKKPDDAAATGEALKFFAWSYAKGDELAASLDYVPMPDAVVKSVEEMWGKDIVDANGKPLYSGM; this is translated from the coding sequence ATGAGACATTTCATCCGCTCTGCGGCCGTTGCGATTGCAATGGCTGCGGCATCAACCCTTAGCATCTCCGCCGCGATGGCAGCCGATATCTCCGGCGCCGGCGCCACCTTCCCCTATCCGATCTATGCGAAGTGGGCCGACGCCTACAAGAAGGAGACCGGCATCGGTCTCAACTACCAGTCGATCGGCTCCGGCGGCGGCATCAAGCAGATCAAGGCCAAGACGGTGACCTTCGGCGCTTCCGACGCGCCGCTGAAGGGCGAGGATCTCAACTCCACCGGGCTCGCGCAGTTCCCGATGGTGATGGGCGGCATCGTTCCGGTCGTCAACCTCGAAGGCGTCAAGCCGGGCGAGCTGGTGCTCGACGGCCCGACGCTGGCCGACATCTTCTCCGGCAAGATCACCAACTGGAACGACGAAGCGATCAAGAAGCTCAACCCGGACGTCAAGCTGCCCGACCAGGCGATCGCGGTCGTGCACCGTTCGGACGGCTCGGGCACCACCTTCAACTTCAGCTACTATCTGGCCGACGTCAGCGCCGACTGGAAGTCGAAGGTCGGCGTCAACACCGCGCTCGAATGGCCGGTGGGCATCGGCGCCAAGGGCAATGAGGGCGTCGCCAACAACGTCTCGCAGACCGGCGGCGCGATCGGCTATGTCGAATATGCCTATGCCAAGCAGAACAAGCTGACCTACACCGACCTGATCAACAAGGACGGCAAGAAGGTCGAGCCGACCGCCGCCGCCTTCTCGGCCGCCGCGGCCAATGCCGACTGGAACTCGCAGCCGGGCTACGGCGTCATCCTGGCCAACCAGGCCGGCGCCGAAACCTGGCCGATGACGTCGGCCACCTGGATCCTCGTCTACAAGAAGCCCGACGATGCCGCCGCCACCGGCGAGGCGCTCAAGTTCTTCGCCTGGTCCTACGCCAAGGGCGACGAGCTGGCCGCCAGCCTGGACTATGTTCCGATGCCCGACGCGGTCGTGAAGAGCGTCGAGGAAATGTGGGGCAAGGATATCGTCGACGCGAACGGCAAGCCGCTCTATTCCGGCATGTAA
- the pstC gene encoding phosphate ABC transporter permease subunit PstC — protein sequence MSAVSEAATSSAMRTREATVRRFAFTDMVFRAATRASAILVLVLLGGVAISLIAGSWEALSKFGISFLSTESWNPVTENFGALAPIYGTIVTSAIAIIIAVPIGIGIAVFLTELCPRPLRRPIGIAVELLAGIPSIIYGIWGLFVFAPFLQTTIQPFIIWLFKGIPGLNSLFAGPPYGIGLLTSSLILAIMVLPFITSITKDVFDTVPAVLKESAYGIGCTTWEVTRRVTIPYTRVGIMGGVMLGLGRALGETMAVTFVIGNAHRISASLFAPGTTISATIANEFTEADGAIYTSSLVALGLILFIITFIILALARYMLLRIDSRTGA from the coding sequence ATGAGTGCCGTTTCCGAAGCCGCGACATCGTCCGCCATGCGGACCAGGGAAGCGACAGTGCGCCGCTTTGCCTTCACCGACATGGTCTTCCGGGCGGCTACGCGCGCTTCCGCCATCCTCGTGCTGGTTCTGCTCGGCGGGGTCGCCATCTCGCTGATCGCCGGATCGTGGGAAGCGCTGTCGAAATTCGGCATATCCTTCCTTTCGACCGAATCCTGGAACCCGGTCACCGAGAATTTCGGCGCGCTGGCGCCCATCTACGGCACTATCGTCACCTCGGCCATCGCCATCATCATCGCCGTGCCGATCGGCATCGGCATCGCCGTCTTCCTGACCGAGCTTTGCCCCCGCCCTCTCAGGCGCCCTATCGGCATCGCCGTCGAGCTTCTGGCCGGCATTCCCTCGATCATCTACGGCATCTGGGGCCTGTTCGTCTTCGCGCCCTTTCTGCAGACGACGATCCAGCCCTTCATCATCTGGCTCTTCAAGGGCATCCCCGGCCTCAACAGCCTGTTTGCCGGCCCGCCCTACGGCATCGGCCTGCTGACCTCCTCCCTGATCCTGGCCATCATGGTGCTGCCCTTCATCACCTCGATCACCAAGGACGTGTTCGACACGGTGCCGGCGGTGTTGAAGGAATCGGCATACGGTATCGGCTGCACGACCTGGGAGGTGACGCGGCGCGTGACCATTCCCTACACCCGCGTCGGCATCATGGGCGGCGTCATGCTCGGCCTCGGCCGCGCGCTCGGCGAGACGATGGCCGTCACCTTCGTCATCGGCAACGCGCATCGCATCAGCGCCTCGCTGTTCGCGCCGGGCACGACGATCTCGGCGACGATCGCCAACGAGTTCACCGAGGCCGATGGCGCGATCTACACCTCCTCGCTGGTGGCTCTCGGCCTGATCCTGTTCATAATAACCTTCATCATCCTGGCGCTCGCACGCTACATGCTGCTGCGCATCGATAGCCGCACGGGAGCCTGA
- the pstA gene encoding phosphate ABC transporter permease PstA, producing MATAASIHQSRKRKNAVMMALCVIAAGIGLAWLALILGALLYKGLSGVSLAVFTQMTPPPGDAGGLLNAIYGSIVMTIIGIFVGTPIGVLAGTYMAEYGRFSKLTTVVRFINDILLSAPSIIVGLFVYELMVRPMGHFSAIAGAVALSILVIPVVVRTTEDMLNLVPNALREAGTAIGAPRWVVIRSVAYRAALSGIVTGILLAIARISGETAPLLFTALNNQFWSSNLNAPMASLPVTIFQFALSPYEEWQQLAWTGALMITLTVLGLSIIARSLTGRREDR from the coding sequence ATGGCGACTGCCGCATCAATTCACCAGAGCCGCAAGCGCAAGAATGCCGTGATGATGGCGCTGTGCGTCATCGCCGCCGGCATCGGCCTTGCCTGGCTGGCGCTGATCCTCGGCGCCCTGCTCTACAAGGGGCTCTCCGGGGTGTCGCTGGCCGTGTTCACCCAGATGACGCCGCCGCCGGGCGATGCCGGCGGCCTGCTCAACGCCATCTACGGCAGCATCGTGATGACCATCATCGGCATCTTCGTCGGCACGCCGATCGGCGTGCTGGCCGGCACCTACATGGCCGAGTATGGCCGCTTCTCGAAGCTCACCACGGTGGTGCGCTTCATCAACGACATCCTGTTGTCGGCCCCTTCGATCATCGTCGGCCTGTTCGTCTATGAGCTGATGGTGCGGCCGATGGGGCACTTCTCGGCCATCGCCGGCGCCGTCGCGCTGTCCATCCTGGTGATCCCCGTCGTGGTGCGCACCACCGAGGACATGCTGAACCTCGTGCCCAACGCGCTGCGCGAGGCAGGCACCGCCATCGGCGCGCCGCGCTGGGTGGTGATCCGCTCCGTCGCCTACCGCGCGGCGCTGTCCGGCATCGTGACCGGCATATTGCTGGCGATCGCCCGCATCTCCGGCGAGACGGCGCCGCTGCTCTTCACCGCGCTCAACAACCAGTTCTGGTCGAGCAATCTCAATGCCCCGATGGCCAGCCTGCCGGTGACCATCTTCCAGTTCGCTCTCAGCCCTTACGAGGAATGGCAGCAGCTGGCCTGGACGGGCGCACTCATGATCACCTTGACGGTTCTCGGGCTGAGCATCATCGCCCGCAGCCTAACCGGACGCAGAGAGGACAGATGA
- the pstB gene encoding phosphate ABC transporter ATP-binding protein PstB encodes MKPMLSTDLNVADTTVEKAKIEVKNLNFYYGQSKALKDINLSLPERSVTAFIGPSGCGKSTLLRVLNRIYELYPKQSAEGQVLLDGKNILDRSQDLNLLRTKIGMVFQKPTPFPMSIYENIAFGVRLYEKISKAEMDSRVESALKRAALWNEVKDKLNASGQSLSGGQQQRLCIARTVAVKPEVILLDEPASALDPLSTAKIEELIDELQADYTIVIVTHNMQQAARVSRQTAFMYLGELVEFDRTEKIFTSPREKRTQDYITGRFG; translated from the coding sequence ATGAAACCGATGTTGTCCACCGACCTGAACGTAGCCGACACGACCGTCGAGAAGGCCAAGATCGAGGTCAAGAACCTCAACTTCTACTATGGCCAGTCGAAGGCGCTGAAGGACATCAACCTGTCGCTGCCCGAGCGCAGCGTGACCGCCTTCATCGGCCCGTCGGGCTGCGGGAAGTCGACGCTGCTGCGCGTCTTGAACCGCATCTACGAGCTTTATCCGAAGCAGAGCGCCGAGGGCCAGGTGCTGCTCGACGGCAAGAACATCCTCGATCGCTCGCAGGACCTCAACCTGCTCAGGACCAAGATCGGCATGGTGTTCCAGAAGCCGACGCCGTTCCCGATGTCGATCTACGAGAACATCGCCTTCGGCGTCAGGCTCTATGAGAAGATCAGCAAGGCCGAGATGGACAGCCGCGTCGAGTCGGCGCTGAAGCGCGCCGCACTCTGGAACGAGGTTAAGGACAAGCTCAACGCCAGCGGCCAGAGCCTCTCGGGCGGCCAGCAGCAGCGCCTTTGCATCGCCCGCACCGTCGCGGTGAAGCCGGAGGTCATCCTGCTCGACGAACCGGCCTCGGCGCTCGATCCGCTCTCGACCGCCAAGATCGAGGAGCTGATCGACGAATTGCAGGCCGACTACACGATCGTCATCGTCACCCACAACATGCAGCAGGCGGCGCGCGTGTCGCGGCAGACGGCGTTCATGTATCTGGGCGAGCTGGTGGAATTCGACCGGACCGAGAAGATATTCACCTCGCCCCGCGAGAAGCGCACCCAGGACTACATCACCGGCCGCTTCGGCTGA
- the phoU gene encoding phosphate signaling complex protein PhoU gives MAEHTVASFDEDLRQISRLINDMGDLAGSMVGGSTRALLESDNALAQRVVSDDAIMDARQRELDDRAITLIAKRQPMADDLRHVVGSIRMAGDLERIGDLAKNIAKRVGSVGVSTAPRDLTHSIDSMAQLVLIQVQGVIQEYTVGDATALAKLRNDDERIDVKYTSVFRELLTYMMEDPRNITACTHLLFCAKNLERIGDHVTNIAENAYYVLTGTQLPANRPKQDETAMSAPAA, from the coding sequence ATGGCCGAACATACCGTCGCCTCGTTCGACGAGGATCTGAGGCAGATCAGCCGGCTCATCAACGACATGGGCGATCTCGCCGGCTCCATGGTCGGCGGCTCGACCAGGGCCCTGCTCGAAAGCGACAATGCGCTGGCGCAGCGCGTCGTCTCCGACGATGCCATCATGGACGCGCGTCAGCGCGAGCTTGACGACCGCGCCATCACGCTGATCGCCAAGCGCCAGCCGATGGCGGACGATCTTCGCCACGTGGTCGGCTCGATACGCATGGCGGGCGACCTCGAACGCATCGGCGATCTCGCCAAGAACATCGCCAAGCGCGTCGGGTCAGTCGGCGTCAGCACCGCCCCGCGCGACCTCACGCATTCGATCGATTCCATGGCGCAACTGGTGCTGATCCAGGTCCAGGGCGTGATTCAGGAATATACGGTGGGTGATGCCACGGCGCTGGCCAAGCTTCGCAACGACGACGAACGCATCGACGTCAAATACACCTCCGTCTTCCGCGAGCTGTTGACCTACATGATGGAAGATCCGCGCAACATCACCGCTTGCACTCATCTTCTGTTCTGCGCCAAGAACCTCGAGCGCATCGGTGACCATGTGACCAACATCGCCGAGAACGCCTATTATGTGCTGACCGGCACGCAATTGCCCGCCAACCGTCCCAAGCAGGACGAGACGGCAATGTCGGCGCCGGCCGCCTGA
- the phoB gene encoding phosphate regulon transcriptional regulator PhoB, with protein MIAPRIMVVEDEEPLGVLLRYNLESEGYQVEVVTRGDEAEIRLQENVPDLLVLDWMVPAVSGIELCRRLRMRPETERLPIIMLTARGEESDRVRGLSTGADDYLVKPFSTPEFMARVKALLRRAKPEVLSSVLKVGDIVLDRESHRVYRKKSEIRLGPTEFRLLEFMMRHPGRVFSRSQLLDNVWGETIYIDERTVDVHVGRLRKAVNNGRMPDVIRTIRGAGYAIRED; from the coding sequence ATGATCGCGCCACGCATCATGGTGGTGGAGGACGAGGAGCCGCTGGGGGTGCTGCTTCGCTACAATCTCGAATCCGAGGGTTACCAGGTGGAAGTGGTGACCCGCGGCGACGAGGCCGAAATCCGCCTTCAGGAAAATGTTCCCGACCTGCTCGTGCTCGACTGGATGGTGCCGGCGGTCTCCGGCATCGAGCTCTGCCGGCGTCTCAGGATGCGGCCCGAGACCGAGCGGCTGCCGATCATCATGCTGACCGCGCGCGGTGAAGAAAGCGATCGGGTTCGAGGTTTGTCCACCGGCGCCGACGACTATCTGGTCAAGCCGTTCTCGACGCCGGAGTTCATGGCGCGCGTCAAGGCGCTGCTGCGCCGCGCCAAGCCGGAGGTGCTGTCCAGCGTGCTCAAGGTCGGCGACATCGTGCTCGACCGCGAATCGCACCGCGTCTACCGCAAGAAGAGCGAGATCAGGCTGGGCCCGACCGAGTTCCGCCTGCTCGAGTTCATGATGCGGCATCCCGGCCGCGTGTTCTCGCGCAGCCAGCTACTCGACAATGTCTGGGGCGAGACGATCTATATCGACGAGCGCACGGTGGACGTGCATGTCGGCCGCCTGCGCAAGGCCGTCAACAACGGCCGCATGCCGGACGTCATCCGCACCATCCGCGGGGCGGGTTATGCAATCCGGGAAGACTAG